The window CCAGAGTTAAATAACCGTGGATACCCGTAAAAAAGCCGTCTTCAACTGGAGCGGCGGCAAAGATTCAGCCTTGGCGCTGCATAAAGCGCTGCAGCAGAATCAGTTTGATGTGATTGCATTATTAACGACCGTCAATGAAGGCACGCAGCTGTCTTCCATGCATGCCATTCCGCATGCGCTTTTAGTGAAGCAGGCGGAGAGCATCGGCATTCCGCTTTATCCGGTATTTCTGCCGAAAGATATGGAAATTTATCAGCAGAGAATGCTGGAGGCCGCAAATCACTTTATTGCGCAGGGGGCAGGGCATTTTATTTTTGGAGATATCCATTTAAGCGATGTGCGCAAATACCGGGAAGACCAGCTGCATCCCTTGGGAATTGAAGTGGTTGGGCCGCTGTGGAATCAAAGCACGGCTGAAGTCATGCAGGATTTTTTAGCTTCAGGCATTAAGACGCAAATTGTTGTTGCCGATGCCGGCAAGCTGGATGAAGCTTTTATCGGGCAGGACATCAGCGCAGCGCTGATTGATGCCATGCCGGCGGGCATTGATGTGTGCGGTGAAAATGGCGAATATCATACTTTTGCCTATGCCGGCGGGCCGTTTAAGCATCCGGTGGATTTCAGCATTGCCGATGTGCGCAAGCTGTCTTATCAGTTTAAATTGGACAGCGGTGAAGAAACTTCCTATCACTATTGGCAAGCGATTTTTGAGCAGTAGAGCGCTGATTTGATGCCCAGCCGCATGCACGGCGGGGCATCAAATGCTATTTTCAAGGGTTGCTGATGGCTGTGCCGTAAGCGAATACTTCCACCATGCCGCCCTGCATGCCAAGTTCAGTCGTGCTTAAGCGCAGGCCCATAATCTGAGCTGCGCCGAGTTTTTCAGCTTCCAGCTTTAAGCGCACAACCGCTTCGCGCCGCGCGCGCTCCACCACGCTTTCATAGCTGGTCAGGCGCCCGCCAAAAAAATTCTGGATATTGGCAATCACATATTTAAAGTAATCATGCGAAATCACCGCGTTGCTGCTGACCAGCTGGCCAAAATGATCGCTGGTTTTAAAGCGGCTGCTGTCCAGCTGGATATAGGCCAGGCGTTTTTCCTGAGCTTCCAGTTCTTTTAAATGCTTCCGTTCCGCATGCCGGCCAAAGCCCCAGCCCACGGCAAATAAAATCACAAAAATAGCGGCTTTAAAAATCAAAGCATCCATGGCTTAGCCCTGAGCAGGGAAGGGATTGGCCAGCTTCGGCGCAATGGCTTCAACCCGCACCGCTGTGCCGTAGACAAAAAGTTCAGAAGCGCCTTGCGCGATATTGGAGGTTGAAAAGCGGATGCCGACAATTGCATTTGCGCCTAAGCTGCGGGCTTTTTCAATCATGCGCTGCATGGCTTCCTGGCGCGATTCTTCCAGAAGTTCGGTATAGCCTTTCAGCTCACCGCCGACGATATTTTTCAGGCCGGCCATAAGGTCACGGCCGGCGTGCTTGCTGCGCACGGTGCTGCCGTAGACGACGTCCAGCTGCTGGGTAATGGTGTGGCCGGGAACAGATTCAAGATTACTTAAAAGCATTGTTGAAATTTATTATGCAGAATGATGCCTAGAAGATAGGCAAACTGCATCAAAAAGGCAATAAAAAAGCCCACCGAAGTGATAATGCCAGTCAGTTAAGCATTTTTAATCCTCCCCAACCCTCCTTTTTCAAAGGAGGGAGCGTTTTGAAATTCAATACGGTATTGAATTCAAAGGTGTTCCCCTCTTTTTAAAAGAGGGGTTAGGGGAGATTTATAAATTTGCAACAATGAAGTTGCGCTTAACTGATCAGCATTACACCGAAGTGAGCTTTTAAAAGATGCAGAACTTATTTGGCTGCAGCTTTGCGTTCAGCGGATGAAGGCTGAGCTTGAACGGCATCTGAGCTGCTGGCTTTAATGCCGCCGCCCAAAGACTTGTACAGTTCAACCTGATTGTTCAGGTTAGCCTGCTCCAGCAGCAGCAGGCCTTGCTCAGCAGCGTAGGAGGTACGCTGCGCATCCAGCACCGTCAAATAGTTGTCAATGCCTGCGCGGAAGCGGGCATTCGACAGCTTGTAAGTGGTATTGGTGGCATCGACCAGGCGGCGCTGCGCGGAAATGCGGTCGCCGATGTTCTGGCGCACAGCCAGCGCATCGTTGACTTCGCTGAATGCGGTCTGCACGGATTTTTCATAGTCTGACAATGCAATCTGCTGGTCAGTTTCTGAAATTTTCACATTGGCTTTGCGCGTGCCCCAGTCCCAGAGCGGAATGTCCAGGCTTGGGCCGACCGACCAGATAAAAGCGCCGGATTTAAACAGGTCGCTCAGGTCAGTCGATGCATAGCCGGCGGAACCGGTCAGGCTGATGGTCGGGAATAATTTCGCTTTGGCAGCGCCAATATTCGCGCCGGCAGCGGACAGCTTATATTCGGCTGCCCGGACATCTGGACGGTTGTTCAGCA is drawn from Acinetobacter sp. WCHAc010034 and contains these coding sequences:
- a CDS encoding YbjQ family protein, giving the protein MDALIFKAAIFVILFAVGWGFGRHAERKHLKELEAQEKRLAYIQLDSSRFKTSDHFGQLVSSNAVISHDYFKYVIANIQNFFGGRLTSYESVVERARREAVVRLKLEAEKLGAAQIMGLRLSTTELGMQGGMVEVFAYGTAISNP
- a CDS encoding adenine nucleotide alpha hydrolase; protein product: MTVDTRKKAVFNWSGGKDSALALHKALQQNQFDVIALLTTVNEGTQLSSMHAIPHALLVKQAESIGIPLYPVFLPKDMEIYQQRMLEAANHFIAQGAGHFIFGDIHLSDVRKYREDQLHPLGIEVVGPLWNQSTAEVMQDFLASGIKTQIVVADAGKLDEAFIGQDISAALIDAMPAGIDVCGENGEYHTFAYAGGPFKHPVDFSIADVRKLSYQFKLDSGEETSYHYWQAIFEQ
- a CDS encoding YbjQ family protein, with the protein product MLLSNLESVPGHTITQQLDVVYGSTVRSKHAGRDLMAGLKNIVGGELKGYTELLEESRQEAMQRMIEKARSLGANAIVGIRFSTSNIAQGASELFVYGTAVRVEAIAPKLANPFPAQG